One Neoarius graeffei isolate fNeoGra1 chromosome 16, fNeoGra1.pri, whole genome shotgun sequence DNA segment encodes these proteins:
- the LOC132900164 gene encoding uncharacterized protein LOC132900164, with the protein MVCSGVLGFILLFLLHPALGIGNLQNIINKLHQRYGVNHQYALGINVPDTYCNVVADPDQNFLSQDNDAQNVKNAMNGDDKIYKGDELIGARPKPIGNTKNNFHSEYLLLIRSMSNELSQFDPLMQTLLNSKPNGCAVFFTWNSPCVRTCSTPNGPYSIIPALNMFKNHNGPKAFVFREIWHHDVGTTNWKNNILEINQRIPLYRCTANGCVRCVNNNVINDTCYKKTV; encoded by the exons ATG GTGTGTTCTGGAGTGCTGGGATTCATCCTGCTCTTTCTGCTCCATCCAGCTTTAGGGATTGGCAATCTCCAAAACATCATCAATAAGCTCCATCAGAG GTATGGAGTTAATCATCAATATGCTTTGGGCATTAATGTCCCAGATACATATTGTAACGTAGTTGCTGATCCCGACCAGAACTTCCTCTCACAGGATAATGATGCACAGAATGTGAAAAATGCCATGAATGGTGATGATAAAATTTACAAGGGTGACGAGCTGATTGGTGCCAGACCAAAACCAATCGGTAATACAAAGAACAACTTCCACTCAGAGTATCTATTGCTGATTCGTTCCATGTCCAATGAATTAAGCCAGTTCGACCCGCTCATGCAAACCCTCCTGAATTCAAAGCCTAATGGCTGTGCAGTTTTCTTCACCTGGAACTCCCCCTGTGTTCGGACCTGCTCAACACCTAACGGGCCCTACAGCATCATTCCAGCTCTCAACATGTTCAAGAACCACAATGGTCCAAAAGCTTTTGTTTTTCGTGAAATTTGGCATCATGATGTTGGTACCACTAATTGGAAAAACAATATACTTGAGATAAACCAACGCATTCCACTTTACCGCTGCACAGCCAATGGATGTGTCCGCTGTGTAAACAACAATGTAATTAACGACACTTGCTATAAGAAGACTGTCTAA